Proteins encoded in a region of the Labrus mixtus chromosome 19, fLabMix1.1, whole genome shotgun sequence genome:
- the znf438 gene encoding zinc finger protein 438, translated as MKSLQFRSIAPKAPAVVPSPSPAVLSCHPPSALPEATTAPSPKSIIVPQNYALMQIAGQDGTFSLVALPPSVSSQTPQPQHQQTPSIQRNLKLPIPRYQPARSKGAVDKVKSPPLAAKLKTASKISVPSQTSVSGSSKLKKKQQLETKHTKETLVPKEEPSEQVILIDPASSDISVTALLPDNAVLYPGSQLERAPDSSERPPTTSLIQNLQYSPAAVKSSPCKSPEETKTVVRLCQSKPTAAQPQSSITVLSPAIFSKAVQIIPSPPKGKLPILPYSKMKSTLIPAAKLNLSPEKKAFSGQAGLPSPVDTISKTVETAEALGHNQVPNSTLLTHNKTTLMPVLGTLQKPSGKKRGRKRKTMEDILAFEARKKRSLSFFRRRVQEKPPAVVSGSKQKEVDISKKYRSIRPKPMLVMETVPQLVSLPAIAPDGQEQELLLNHQLPTTTTSKALDCPQPAPVTLHLRGATHSRVFVGSRPIHRCPTCSRCFQFKHHLQSHMNSHTNSRPYVCPVCRKAYAHSGSLSTHMKLHHSEVRPRRSLGCEFCEKAFGYVGVYFSHLREVHKVVLTVEPSISHHEDDMSVEGVNLPETSEEQDREDPVELQIKCGRCQAITPTFADMKMHLLYVHGEEVHVKLQDGQPVRDGRAAENELVKHAAHYWRQLNEKRNLVKCGNCDEEFFSFSNLKRHIMSHQCGKEGEDSGSTSSPKSGRSLGVLAAGGSFNCVLCREVLETKEGVMAHWRSRHHCEQPGLLWDALSSYSGQEEAEADGDLDTPAPSPHYPA; from the exons ATGAAGAGCCTTCAGTTCCGGAGCATCGCCCCTAAGGCCCCGGCTGTGGTGCCCTCCCCCTCACCTGCTGTCCTGTCCTGCCATCCTCCCTCTGCCCTCCCAGAGGCTACCACCGCCCCAAGCCCCAAGTCCATTATTGTTCCACAAAACTATGCACTGATGCAAATAGCAGGTCAGGATGGCACTTTCTCTCTGGTGGCGCTGCccccttctgtctcctctcagaCACCGCAgccacaacatcaacaaacccCATCAATTCAAAGGAACCTCAAGTTGCCAATTCCAAGATACCAGCCAGCCAGGAGCAAGGGGGCTGTAGATAAGGTCAAATCACCACCACTTGCTGCCAAGTTGAAAACAGCCTCCAAGATTTCTGTGCCCTCACAGACATCTGTGAGTGGTTCATCaaaattgaagaaaaaacaacaactagagACCAAGCACACTAAGGAAACTCTAGTGCCCAAAGAGGAGCCTTCAGAGCAGGTAATTCTGATTGACCCAGCCTCTTCGGACATCTCTGTCACAGCTCTACTCCCAGACAATGCTGTCCTGTACCCAGGTTCACAGTTGGAACGAGCACCTGACAGCTCTGAAAGACCTCCTACTACCAGCCTTATCCAAAACCTTCAGTattctcctgctgctgtcaagAGCTCACCATGCAAATCTCCAGAGGAAACTAAGACTGTAGTGAGGCTCTGCCAGTCCAAACCTACTGCAGCCCAGCCCCAGAGCAGTATCACTGTCCTGTCCCCAGCCATTTTCAGCAAAGCAGTCCAGATTATCCCATCCCCACCCAAGGGTAAACTGCCCATTCTACCTTACTCTAAAATGAAGAGCACCCTCATCCCAGCAGCCAAGCTCAATCTGTCCCCAGAGAAGAAGGCTTTCTCTGGCCAGGCAGGACTTCCAAGCCCAGTAGATACTATATCCAAGACTGTCGAAACTGCGGAGGCCTTGGGTCACAACCAGGTGCCAAACTCCACTCTCCTGACCCACAACAAGACCACACTAATGCCTGTGTTGGGGACTCTCCAGAAACCATCTGGCAAGaagaggggaagaaagagaaagacaatggAAGACATCTTGGCATTTGAGGCCAGAAAGAAGCGCTCCTTATCCTTCTTCCGTAGAAGGGTCCAAGAGAAACCACCAGCAGTTGTTTCAGGTTCCAAACAAAAGGAAGTTGATATTTCGAAGAAGTATCGTAGCATCCGCCCAAAGCCCATGTTGGTTATGGAGACAGTTCCCCAACTGGTTAGTTTGCCTGCCATCGCACCAGATGGCCAAGAACAGGAGCTTCTACTTAATCATCAACTCCCCACCACTACCACATCCAAGGCCCTGGACTGTCCTCAACCAGCCCCAGTGACACTCCACCTGAGAGGTGCCACCCACTCCAGAGTATTTGTTGGCAGCCGTCCCATTCACCGCTGCCCCACCTGCAGCCGCTGTTTTCAGTTCAAGCATCACCTTCAGAGCCACATGAACAGTCACACCAACAGTCGGCCATACGTATGCCCGGTCTGCCGAAAAGCCTACGCTCACTCTGGTAGCCTGAGCACCCACATGAAGCTTCACCACTCTGAGGTACGCCCACGTCGGTCCCTTGGCTGTGAGTTCTGCGAGAAGGCCTTTGGATATGTGGGAGTTTACTTCAGTCATCTGAGGGAGGTCCACAAGGTGGTGCTGACAGTGGAGCCGTCCATCAGCCATCATGAGGATGATATGTCCGTAGAGGG GGTCAACCTGCCAGAAACATCAGAAGAGCAGGATCGAGAAGATCCAGTGGAGCTGCAGATCAAATGCGGTCGCTGCCAGGCCATCACTCCAACGTTTGCTGACATGAAGATGCACTTGCTTTATGTGCATGGCGAGGAGGTCCACGTCAAGCTCCAAGATGGCCAACCTGTACGGGATGGTCGTGCAGCTGAGAATGAGCTAGTGAAGCACGCTGCACACTACTGGCGGCAGCTCAACGAGAAGCGCAACCTGGTGAAGTGCGGCAATTGCGATGAGGAgttcttctccttctctaaCCTAAAGAGGCACATCATGTCCCACCAATGTGGAAAAGAGGGGGAGGACAGTGGGTCCACGTCATCACCAAAAAGCGGTAGAAGCCTTGGGGTCCTTGCAGCAGGTGGGTCCTTTAATTGCGTGCTTTGCAGGGAGGTGTTGGAGACTAAAGAGGGGGTTATGGCACACTGGAGGAGTCGCCACCACTGTGAGCAGCCCGGTCTGCTCTGGGATGCCCTGAGCTCGTACTCGGGccaggaggaggctgaggctGACGGGGACTTGGACACTCCTGCTCCAAGTCCACACTATCCAGCCTAA